In the genome of Phlebotomus papatasi isolate M1 chromosome 2, Ppap_2.1, whole genome shotgun sequence, one region contains:
- the LOC129800383 gene encoding melanotransferrin isoform X2, whose product MFYFRALALIVTTSFLTSTYWSPAEAQYHHFYDENKMEKMIWCTTSQEEQFKCQNFSMALERDFALFEEDFFNVSCHQAFDKDECIILIDQDKATITSLDPGEVFQAGRYNSLVPILQETYEGGFKNYFAVAVIKTGTLSDVYAIRDLRGKQACFAGVGSQAGWTIPIYRLLTEGDMEIVDCNNHVKSAINFFGKSCAVNALVNKNNPIGDNSDKLCNLCTGVVPGGKCTAQDPYAGFEGAFRCLLEAGDVAFLKHTTVKEMVSSREFKSLTEDRFELLCPDGQKRPLGDYRQCNWGLVPADAVVVSSAKTTEERKHIERFLLKSVELYSTKPVGDTQSSLDSTTDQGNRYDYGGRNTNFGSPYSNDRFGGFGGAGGGGFGGAGGRYDPNRGYDSNRGFGGYDDPFRTTTTTTTTTRRPFGYYDNPFGVRNQTDQDDNNQTQVYERFELFDSSRYGTKLNLMFSDTARTFASIKEVDQNFAGYLGDNLEIILGVRMCPVGRMTLCVTSDAEMEKCVKMRTALKAQLIKPEMICHKGHSHINCMQAIASGSADVAVLDVSDVYTGGLTYELVPFLSEVYNLGEPEYYVVAIAKEDDPDTELTYLKGKYTCHAGINTAAGWVYPLAYLISNGWIRPYGCDSIRAAAEYFSKSCVPGALSAEYNTGIPYDNMCDLCHGVSYRYCRRDASEDYYGHTGAFRCLVEGGGHVAFAKHTTVSENTGGKRREWWARNTLNDDFQLLCPDGTRGRLNDYHHCNLGKVKANAVVTRGGIGYNETQINAYINLFTYAQQFYGRKEQDAFSFSMFYSYPPYHDLIFQDATRQLKVISPEERRYDKYVGKDFMRARRITDCLAGGSQVTINRMLIALITAFSILSGRMFLLK is encoded by the exons atgttttattttcgtgCCTTAGCCCTAATTGTGACCACATCATTCCTTACTTCCACATATTGGTCTCCTGCTGAAG CTCAATATCATCATTTTTACGATGAAAATAAGATGGAAAAGATGATTTGGTGCACAACCAGTCAAGAGGAACAATTTAAATgccaaaatttctcaatggccCTTGAGAGGGATTTTGCCCTGTTCGAGGAGGACTTCTTCAATGTTTCCTGCCACCAAGCCTTTGACAAAGACGAATGTATTATCCTAATTGACCAAGACAAAGCCACAATAACTTCCCTAGATCCTGGTGAAGTCTTCCAAGCTGGCCGATACAATTCCCTAGTTCCCATTCTCCAGGAAACCTACGAGGGCGGCTTCAAGAACTACTTTGCAGTAGCGGTAATCAAAACCGGAACTCTTTCCGATGTTTATGCGATTCGGGATTTGCGCGGGAAGCAGGCCTGTTTCGCTGGCGTTGGTAGTCAGGCTGGATGGACCATTCCTATTTATCGGTTACTGACGGAAGGCGATATGGAGATAGTTGATTGCAACAACCATGTTAAGTCCGCTATTAACTTCTTTGGGAAATCTTGTGCAGTTAATGCCttggtcaataaaaataacCCAATTGGAGACAATTCGGACAAACTCTGCAATCTGTGCACAGGGGTCGTTCCTGGAGGAAAATGTACAGCTCAGGATCCATATGCTGGTTTCGAAGGTGCATTCAGATGTCTTCTAGAGGCTGGAGATGTAGCTTTCCTCAAGCATACCACCGTGAAGGAGATGGTCAGCAGCAGGGAGTTCA AGAGCTTAACAGAGGATCGCTTTGAACTGCTGTGTCCAGACGGTCAGAAGCGTCCTTTGGGAGACTATCGTCAATGCAACTGGGGCCTTGTACCTGCAGACGCCGTTGTAGTATCTTCAGCTAAAACAACAGAAGAACGAAAACACATTGAACGTTTCCTGCTCAAAAGCGTCGAACTCTATTCAACCAAACCTGTAGGTGACACCCAATCATCTCTTGATTCAACTACGGATCAAGGAAATCGCTATGATTACGGAGGACGCAACACTAACTTCGGAAGTCCCTACAGCAACGATCGTTTTGGTGGATTTGGAGGAGCAGGAGGCGGCGGATTTGGAGGAGCAGGTGGAAGATACGATCCCAACAGAGGCTATGATTCAAATCGAGGATTTGGAGGATACGATGACCCCTTCCGAACTACAACAACGACAACAACAACCACAAGACGTCCTTTCGGCTACTACGATAATCCCTTCGGTGTGAGGAATCAAACGGACCAGGATGACAACAACCAGACTCAAGTTTACGAAAGATTTGAACTCTTTGATTCGTCGAGGTACGGAACGAAACTAAATCTGATGTTTTCGGATACAGCAAGGACATTTGCCAGCATCAAGGAAGTTGATCAAAACTTTGCTGGATACCTCGGAGATAATTTGGAGATCATTCTTGGAGTTAGGATGTGTCCAGTTGGTAGAATGACGCTTTGTGTGACTTCAGACGCCGAAATGGAGAAGTGCGTGAAGATGAGAACAGCTCTTAAGGCTCAACTTATAAAACCCGAAATGATCTGTCACAAGGGACATTCGCATATCAACTGTATGCAAGCCATTGCTTCGGGATCAGCAGATGTTGCTGTCCTCGATGTTAGTGATGTGTACACTGGAGGATTGACGTACGAACTGGTTCCCTTCCTATCGGAGGTCTACAATCTTGGAGAGCCTGAATACTACGTTGTAGCTATTGCGAAAGAGGATGATCCGGATACCGAGTTGACGTACTTGAAAGGCAAGTACACCTGCCATGCTGGAATAAATACAGCCGCCGGATGGGTCTATCCTTTGGCTTACCTGATTTCTAACGGCTGGATCAGACCTTATGGATGCGATAGCATTCGGGCAGCTGCAGAATACTTTTCGAAATCCTGCGTTCCTGGTGCACTCAGTGCTGAATACAACACCGGAATCCCCTATGATAACATGTGCGATCTATGTCATGGCGTCAGTTACAGATACTGCCGTCGGGATGCTTCCGAAGACTACTACGGACACACTGGAGCCTTTAGGTGCCTCGTGGAAGGTGGAGGGCACGTGGCCTTCGCTAAGCATACTACAGTCAGTGAAAATACAGGCGGAAAAAGGCGAGAATGGTGGGCTAGGAACACCCTCAATGATGACTTCCAACTTCTCTGTCCCGATGGCACTCGGGGCCGTCTCAATGACTACCATCACTGCAATCTGGGCAAAGTGAAGGCTAATGCAGTAGTTACACGTGGTGGGATTGGGTACAATGAGACACAGATCAATGCCTACATCAATCTCTTCACGTACGCTCAGCAATTCTACGGCAGGAAGGAACAAGATGCTTTTAG TTTCAGCATGTTCTACTCCTACCCGCCCTATCATGATTTAATCTTCCAAGATGCTACGAGGCAACTGAAGGTGATCAGTCCGGAAGAGAGGCGGTACGACAAGTACGTAGGGAAGGACTTTATGCGTGCAAGAAGGATCACGGACTGCCTGGCAGGTGGGAGTCAAGTGACGATAAATCGCATGCTTATTGCACTCATCACCGCCTTCAGCATCCTCTCAGGGAGGATGTTCCTGCTAAAGTAG
- the LOC129800384 gene encoding kelch domain-containing protein 4 codes for MGKNSKNKKKMKGAEKTSLKTEKKMLLKQKRMLAKIGEADIEELLAKYKVDPTKKETAATEIECPAPSPRVNFTVVTHPTKDQLIFFGGNFYDGKKAEVYDDLFMYNIAKDSWTVLRGGDKPLPRSGHQMVATATDGGQLWMFGGEYSSPSQLQFHHYSDLWVFRIKERQWEKIPASGGPSARSGHRMVLLKKRLFVFGGFHDNNHSYKYFNDVHFFSLEDYKWIKIDVAGVAPPPPRSGCCMTTTTSGSILIWGGYSRAPMKKDADRGITHWDSYSLTPDKHDPKGLSWKWVSIKMGGVRPPPRSGVSYVVAPNGKLYTFGGVMDTEEDEESITGQFSNELHSFDAENRVWRKVAIAQPGKSQATDEAMEEKVMTSAGAFTVTVAGKKTKSGEKFSGSATSEPGPRSHCGLAVCKGTLFLFGGSLEEGTKDITLGDFYSLDLQKPTEWKTIIEDKTNKMEWIGSDSDSDSANESSGDEDDSDESDDDDSGSEMDTN; via the exons atgggTAAAAACAGTAAGAATAAGAAGAAGATGAAGGGAGCTGAGAAGACAAGCCTCAAAACTGAGAAAAAGATGTTGCTGAAGCAGAAGAGGATGCTGGCAAAGATTGGCGAG GCTGACATTGAGGAACTCCTGGCTAAATACAAAGTTGATCCTACGAAGAAGGAAACAGCAGCAACTGAAATTGAATGTCCAGCACCATCTCCCCGTGTCAATTTCACTGTAGTCACCCATCCGACCAAGGATCAGTTGATCTTCTTCGGTGGGAACTTTTACGATGGCAAGAAGGCGGAAGTCTATGATGATCTCTTCATGTATAACATTGCCAAGGACAGTTGGACTGTCCTGCGAGGTGGAGACAAACCCCTTCCTCGTTCTGGCCATCAAATGGTAGCCACAGCAACGGATGGAGGGCAATTGTGGATGTTTGGTGGAGAATACTCAAGCCCTTCACAATTGCAATTCCATCATTACAGTGATCTCTGGGTGTTCAGAATCAAGGAACGTCAGTGGGAGAAAATCCCAGCATCTGGTGGTCCATCAGCTCGCAGTGGACACAGGATGGTGCTGCTGAAGAAGCGTCTCTTTGTCTTTGGTGGCTTTCACGATAACAATCACAGCTACAAGTACTTCAATGATGTTCACTTCTTCTCCCTGGAAGATTACAAGTGGATTAAAATTGATGTAGCTGGAGTAGCTCCTCCGCCACCAAGATCCGGATGCTGCATGACCACAACCACCAGTGGTTCCATTCTCATCTGGGGTGGCTATAGCAGAGCCCCAATGAAGAAAGATGCTGACAGGGGTATAACTCATTGGGATTCCTATTCCCTCACGCCAGATAAACACGATCCCAAGGGGCTCAGCTGGAAGTGGGTGAGTATCAAGATGGGCGGAGTGCGTCCTCCACCTCGAAGTGGAGTGAGCTATGTTGTAGCCCCAAATGGAAAGCTCTACACATTCGGTGGAGTAATGGATACAGAAGAGGATGAAGAAAGCATTACTGGACAATTCAGCAATGAATTGCATTCCTTTGATGCTGAGAATCGTGTCTGGAGGAAAGTTGCAATTGCTCAGCCGGGAAAGTCTCAAGCAACCGATGAAGCCATGGAGGAGAAAGTCATGACCTCAGCTGGTGCCTTTACCGTTACAGTTGCAGGAAAGAAAACAAAGTCCGGAGAGAAATTTTCAGGAAGTGCAACATCGGAACCTGGTCCTCGGAGTCACTGTGGCTTGGCTGTTTGCAAAGGAACCCTCTTCCTCTTTGGGGGGAGTCTCGAAGAAGGCACTAAAGACATTACCCTGGGGGATTTCTATTCCCTGGACCTGCAAAAACCAACCGAATGGAAGACAATAATTGAAGACAAAACTAATAAAATGGAATGGATTGGTTCAGACAGCGACAGTGACTCTGCAAATGAGTCTTCTGGGGATGAAGATGACTCAGATGAATCTGATGATGATGACTCTGGCTCTGAAATGGACACAAATTGA
- the LOC129800383 gene encoding melanotransferrin isoform X1, producing MQFGRDNIFELLQNVYKADRDILDWSGKKALDYRRQKTAVSASTYSTQYHHFYDENKMEKMIWCTTSQEEQFKCQNFSMALERDFALFEEDFFNVSCHQAFDKDECIILIDQDKATITSLDPGEVFQAGRYNSLVPILQETYEGGFKNYFAVAVIKTGTLSDVYAIRDLRGKQACFAGVGSQAGWTIPIYRLLTEGDMEIVDCNNHVKSAINFFGKSCAVNALVNKNNPIGDNSDKLCNLCTGVVPGGKCTAQDPYAGFEGAFRCLLEAGDVAFLKHTTVKEMVSSREFKSLTEDRFELLCPDGQKRPLGDYRQCNWGLVPADAVVVSSAKTTEERKHIERFLLKSVELYSTKPVGDTQSSLDSTTDQGNRYDYGGRNTNFGSPYSNDRFGGFGGAGGGGFGGAGGRYDPNRGYDSNRGFGGYDDPFRTTTTTTTTTRRPFGYYDNPFGVRNQTDQDDNNQTQVYERFELFDSSRYGTKLNLMFSDTARTFASIKEVDQNFAGYLGDNLEIILGVRMCPVGRMTLCVTSDAEMEKCVKMRTALKAQLIKPEMICHKGHSHINCMQAIASGSADVAVLDVSDVYTGGLTYELVPFLSEVYNLGEPEYYVVAIAKEDDPDTELTYLKGKYTCHAGINTAAGWVYPLAYLISNGWIRPYGCDSIRAAAEYFSKSCVPGALSAEYNTGIPYDNMCDLCHGVSYRYCRRDASEDYYGHTGAFRCLVEGGGHVAFAKHTTVSENTGGKRREWWARNTLNDDFQLLCPDGTRGRLNDYHHCNLGKVKANAVVTRGGIGYNETQINAYINLFTYAQQFYGRKEQDAFSFSMFYSYPPYHDLIFQDATRQLKVISPEERRYDKYVGKDFMRARRITDCLAGGSQVTINRMLIALITAFSILSGRMFLLK from the exons CTCAATATCATCATTTTTACGATGAAAATAAGATGGAAAAGATGATTTGGTGCACAACCAGTCAAGAGGAACAATTTAAATgccaaaatttctcaatggccCTTGAGAGGGATTTTGCCCTGTTCGAGGAGGACTTCTTCAATGTTTCCTGCCACCAAGCCTTTGACAAAGACGAATGTATTATCCTAATTGACCAAGACAAAGCCACAATAACTTCCCTAGATCCTGGTGAAGTCTTCCAAGCTGGCCGATACAATTCCCTAGTTCCCATTCTCCAGGAAACCTACGAGGGCGGCTTCAAGAACTACTTTGCAGTAGCGGTAATCAAAACCGGAACTCTTTCCGATGTTTATGCGATTCGGGATTTGCGCGGGAAGCAGGCCTGTTTCGCTGGCGTTGGTAGTCAGGCTGGATGGACCATTCCTATTTATCGGTTACTGACGGAAGGCGATATGGAGATAGTTGATTGCAACAACCATGTTAAGTCCGCTATTAACTTCTTTGGGAAATCTTGTGCAGTTAATGCCttggtcaataaaaataacCCAATTGGAGACAATTCGGACAAACTCTGCAATCTGTGCACAGGGGTCGTTCCTGGAGGAAAATGTACAGCTCAGGATCCATATGCTGGTTTCGAAGGTGCATTCAGATGTCTTCTAGAGGCTGGAGATGTAGCTTTCCTCAAGCATACCACCGTGAAGGAGATGGTCAGCAGCAGGGAGTTCA AGAGCTTAACAGAGGATCGCTTTGAACTGCTGTGTCCAGACGGTCAGAAGCGTCCTTTGGGAGACTATCGTCAATGCAACTGGGGCCTTGTACCTGCAGACGCCGTTGTAGTATCTTCAGCTAAAACAACAGAAGAACGAAAACACATTGAACGTTTCCTGCTCAAAAGCGTCGAACTCTATTCAACCAAACCTGTAGGTGACACCCAATCATCTCTTGATTCAACTACGGATCAAGGAAATCGCTATGATTACGGAGGACGCAACACTAACTTCGGAAGTCCCTACAGCAACGATCGTTTTGGTGGATTTGGAGGAGCAGGAGGCGGCGGATTTGGAGGAGCAGGTGGAAGATACGATCCCAACAGAGGCTATGATTCAAATCGAGGATTTGGAGGATACGATGACCCCTTCCGAACTACAACAACGACAACAACAACCACAAGACGTCCTTTCGGCTACTACGATAATCCCTTCGGTGTGAGGAATCAAACGGACCAGGATGACAACAACCAGACTCAAGTTTACGAAAGATTTGAACTCTTTGATTCGTCGAGGTACGGAACGAAACTAAATCTGATGTTTTCGGATACAGCAAGGACATTTGCCAGCATCAAGGAAGTTGATCAAAACTTTGCTGGATACCTCGGAGATAATTTGGAGATCATTCTTGGAGTTAGGATGTGTCCAGTTGGTAGAATGACGCTTTGTGTGACTTCAGACGCCGAAATGGAGAAGTGCGTGAAGATGAGAACAGCTCTTAAGGCTCAACTTATAAAACCCGAAATGATCTGTCACAAGGGACATTCGCATATCAACTGTATGCAAGCCATTGCTTCGGGATCAGCAGATGTTGCTGTCCTCGATGTTAGTGATGTGTACACTGGAGGATTGACGTACGAACTGGTTCCCTTCCTATCGGAGGTCTACAATCTTGGAGAGCCTGAATACTACGTTGTAGCTATTGCGAAAGAGGATGATCCGGATACCGAGTTGACGTACTTGAAAGGCAAGTACACCTGCCATGCTGGAATAAATACAGCCGCCGGATGGGTCTATCCTTTGGCTTACCTGATTTCTAACGGCTGGATCAGACCTTATGGATGCGATAGCATTCGGGCAGCTGCAGAATACTTTTCGAAATCCTGCGTTCCTGGTGCACTCAGTGCTGAATACAACACCGGAATCCCCTATGATAACATGTGCGATCTATGTCATGGCGTCAGTTACAGATACTGCCGTCGGGATGCTTCCGAAGACTACTACGGACACACTGGAGCCTTTAGGTGCCTCGTGGAAGGTGGAGGGCACGTGGCCTTCGCTAAGCATACTACAGTCAGTGAAAATACAGGCGGAAAAAGGCGAGAATGGTGGGCTAGGAACACCCTCAATGATGACTTCCAACTTCTCTGTCCCGATGGCACTCGGGGCCGTCTCAATGACTACCATCACTGCAATCTGGGCAAAGTGAAGGCTAATGCAGTAGTTACACGTGGTGGGATTGGGTACAATGAGACACAGATCAATGCCTACATCAATCTCTTCACGTACGCTCAGCAATTCTACGGCAGGAAGGAACAAGATGCTTTTAG TTTCAGCATGTTCTACTCCTACCCGCCCTATCATGATTTAATCTTCCAAGATGCTACGAGGCAACTGAAGGTGATCAGTCCGGAAGAGAGGCGGTACGACAAGTACGTAGGGAAGGACTTTATGCGTGCAAGAAGGATCACGGACTGCCTGGCAGGTGGGAGTCAAGTGACGATAAATCGCATGCTTATTGCACTCATCACCGCCTTCAGCATCCTCTCAGGGAGGATGTTCCTGCTAAAGTAG